In Solirubrobacterales bacterium, a single genomic region encodes these proteins:
- the murI gene encoding glutamate racemase produces the protein MTAPSLPDPATGPSGESDLPIAMFDSGVGGLTVLHECLVSLPGEDFLYLGDSSHFPYGTKSPDELRERTGRIARHLLADRAKMLVIACNSATAAAGDQIRQLGADSGVPVLTVVGPEAEIAGAITGSGRIGVLATPATVRSGAYRRALESLGPAFTVTEVEAPDLAPIIQEGPTFDEAVMDTVRDYCRPLKAADVDTLILGCTHYPLVAPMLQRMLGRNVSLVTAGHAIAAAIQRELSLRGSLGDPGREGEYRFQVTGDPDSFARSGSRFLQLPLSGRVERIDL, from the coding sequence GTGACCGCTCCGTCACTGCCGGATCCCGCCACCGGTCCATCCGGGGAGTCGGATCTCCCGATCGCGATGTTCGACTCGGGGGTTGGTGGCCTCACGGTGCTCCACGAATGCCTGGTCTCCCTGCCGGGAGAGGACTTTCTCTATCTCGGGGACAGCAGCCACTTTCCGTACGGCACGAAATCACCGGACGAACTCCGGGAGCGCACCGGACGGATCGCCCGCCACCTGCTCGCCGACAGAGCCAAGATGCTGGTCATCGCCTGCAACTCGGCGACTGCCGCGGCGGGCGACCAGATCCGGCAGCTCGGAGCCGATTCCGGCGTGCCGGTGCTCACCGTGGTTGGCCCGGAGGCAGAGATCGCCGGGGCGATCACCGGCTCCGGCCGAATCGGGGTTCTCGCCACGCCGGCCACGGTCAGGAGTGGTGCCTACCGGCGGGCGCTCGAGTCCCTGGGGCCCGCGTTCACGGTCACCGAGGTGGAGGCGCCCGACCTGGCCCCGATCATTCAGGAAGGCCCGACCTTCGATGAGGCGGTCATGGACACCGTGCGGGACTACTGTCGGCCGCTCAAGGCTGCCGACGTGGACACCCTGATCCTCGGCTGCACCCATTACCCGCTGGTTGCGCCGATGCTCCAGCGGATGCTGGGCCGGAACGTCAGTCTGGTCACCGCAGGTCACGCGATCGCCGCCGCGATCCAGCGTGAGCTGTCACTTCGGGGCAGCCTTGGCGATCCCGGCCGGGAAGGGGAGTATCGCTTCCAGGTGACCGGGGATCCTGACTCCTTTGCCCGTTCCGGATCACGCTTCCTCCAGCTGCCGCTGTCCGGGCGGGTTGAGCGGATCGATCTCTGA
- a CDS encoding DUF4389 domain-containing protein codes for MELYPVTYEADYVRERNRLTTFFRMIVAIPWLIVAYVYAIALAVVLVIAWFALIILGRYPQGMYNFVGGILRFSMRVNAFAYLQTDAWPPFGISDDPDYPVRVNFEPPAERQSRLKAFFRLILLIPVMVLSYGVAFVQMGVAMVAWMTIVFRGYQPAAIHNALAWVNGWSTRVNAYAYLMRDEYPPVGDETPVEVDPPAAELGAGEPVSAPLDAGSPAPEALDPGQQTDPGGAAPGDTSRQ; via the coding sequence ATGGAGCTTTACCCAGTTACCTATGAGGCCGACTACGTTCGGGAACGAAACCGGCTGACGACATTTTTCCGGATGATCGTTGCAATTCCGTGGCTGATCGTCGCCTACGTCTACGCGATCGCCTTGGCGGTGGTCCTGGTCATCGCCTGGTTCGCCCTGATAATCCTCGGTCGCTACCCGCAGGGGATGTACAACTTCGTCGGCGGCATCCTGCGGTTCTCCATGCGGGTCAACGCGTTTGCCTATCTGCAGACGGACGCCTGGCCGCCGTTCGGAATCTCCGACGATCCCGACTATCCGGTGCGGGTGAATTTCGAGCCCCCGGCTGAACGCCAGAGCCGCCTGAAGGCCTTCTTCCGGCTGATCCTGCTGATTCCGGTGATGGTCCTCTCCTACGGGGTCGCGTTCGTCCAGATGGGCGTGGCGATGGTCGCCTGGATGACGATCGTTTTTCGCGGCTACCAGCCCGCGGCGATCCACAACGCCCTGGCCTGGGTCAACGGCTGGTCGACCCGGGTCAATGCCTACGCCTACCTGATGCGGGATGAGTATCCGCCGGTCGGGGACGAGACCCCGGTTGAGGTTGATCCGCCGGCGGCCGAGCTTGGCGCCGGAGAACCGGTTTCCGCTCCGCTCGACGCGGGGTCGCCCGCCCCCGAGGCACTCGATCCGGGGCAGCAGACCGATCCGGGAGGCGCCGCACCGGGAGACACCTCCCGGCAGTAA
- the serA gene encoding phosphoglycerate dehydrogenase, giving the protein MSDRAKVLVKEKIADAGVEMLRERFDVELGLDWDDDVLADRIGEFDAILIRSATQLTPELIDRADNMKVIGRAGTGVDNVDMPAATKRGIIVANAPESNSVAAAEHSLALALALFRNVPQAHGSLVAGRWDRAKYKGSELYGKTLGVIGFGRIGQLVAKRAQSFEMEVLAFDKFVSAERFRELGVEGVDSPEDLYRRSDLLTVHLPKTPETINWIDAEAIAAFKPGMRIVNCARGELIDLDALIAGLDSGQVKGAALDVFPGEPFTEHPIFEREDVVVTPHLGASTAEAQDRAGTDTAEQVIAALTGGVVTNAVNIPAVSPALMEALAPYVPLCQTLGQTAAGLLRTPIDRLEIEFRGGVAEQDTRLLVIAVMAGLLDGYTEEDVNLVNAPQMAEERGLEASVTKEPSAEEFTDLVRVRVEAGEEKVSVAGTNVGPRNIPYLVGIWGQSFYLPFAAHMAVLRYSDRPGMIGQVGSLLGEQGVNIGSAAVGAEAGGDRAVMVVTADAPVRDETIEAILGLDGFDSGYAIEL; this is encoded by the coding sequence ATGAGTGACCGAGCCAAAGTCCTGGTCAAGGAAAAGATCGCCGATGCCGGGGTGGAAATGCTCCGGGAACGGTTCGACGTTGAACTCGGTCTCGACTGGGACGACGACGTCCTCGCCGACCGGATCGGAGAGTTCGATGCGATCCTGATCAGGTCGGCCACTCAACTGACCCCCGAACTGATCGATCGCGCCGACAACATGAAGGTGATCGGCCGGGCCGGCACCGGGGTTGACAACGTCGACATGCCGGCCGCGACGAAGCGCGGAATCATTGTCGCCAACGCCCCGGAATCCAACTCGGTCGCGGCGGCGGAACACAGTCTCGCGCTCGCCCTGGCGCTCTTCCGCAACGTGCCCCAGGCCCACGGTTCGCTGGTTGCGGGACGCTGGGACCGGGCGAAGTACAAGGGATCCGAGCTTTACGGCAAGACCCTCGGGGTGATCGGATTCGGACGAATCGGCCAGCTGGTTGCGAAACGGGCCCAGTCCTTTGAGATGGAGGTGCTGGCCTTCGACAAGTTCGTTTCGGCCGAACGCTTCCGCGAACTCGGAGTGGAGGGGGTCGATTCTCCGGAAGACCTCTACCGTCGGTCCGACCTGCTCACAGTTCATCTGCCGAAGACCCCGGAAACGATCAACTGGATCGACGCCGAGGCGATCGCCGCCTTCAAGCCGGGGATGCGGATCGTCAACTGCGCCCGGGGCGAGCTGATCGACCTCGACGCGCTGATCGCCGGGCTCGACTCCGGCCAGGTGAAGGGCGCCGCCCTTGACGTTTTTCCCGGCGAGCCGTTCACCGAACATCCGATCTTCGAACGCGAAGATGTCGTCGTCACCCCGCATCTCGGCGCTTCGACCGCAGAAGCCCAGGACCGGGCCGGAACCGACACCGCCGAGCAGGTGATCGCCGCCCTGACCGGTGGGGTCGTCACCAATGCGGTCAACATCCCGGCGGTCAGCCCCGCCCTGATGGAGGCTCTGGCTCCGTACGTGCCGCTCTGCCAGACCCTTGGCCAGACCGCGGCCGGGCTGCTCAGGACTCCGATCGACCGGCTGGAGATCGAGTTCCGGGGTGGTGTTGCCGAACAGGACACCCGGCTTCTGGTGATCGCGGTGATGGCGGGCCTGCTCGACGGCTACACCGAGGAGGACGTCAACCTCGTCAACGCGCCCCAGATGGCGGAGGAGCGCGGTCTCGAAGCAAGCGTGACCAAGGAACCAAGCGCCGAGGAGTTCACCGATCTGGTCCGGGTTCGGGTCGAAGCCGGTGAGGAAAAGGTGTCGGTTGCCGGGACCAACGTCGGTCCGCGCAACATCCCGTACCTGGTCGGAATCTGGGGACAGAGCTTCTACCTGCCGTTTGCCGCTCACATGGCGGTGCTCCGGTACAGCGACCGTCCCGGCATGATCGGCCAGGTGGGATCGCTGCTCGGCGAGCAGGGCGTCAACATCGGCTCGGCGGCGGTCGGGGCCGAGGCTGGTGGTGATCGGGCAGTGATGGTCGTCACCGCCGACGCCCCGGTCAGGGATGAGACGATCGAGGCGATCCTTGGTCTCGACGGCTTTGACTCGGGTTACGCGATCGAACTCTGA
- the era gene encoding GTPase Era, producing the protein MSETEKPSRAGFVGLAGRPNAGKSTLVNAIVGSRVAITSVRPQTTRRAIRGVATDLEAGVQMVLIDLPGVQRPRDQLTSRMQSRVEHELAGADVVLLVINGEEGVGPGDRFIAGALLAGESAPTVICAVNKEDRAGREVVPVLAEAAGLPGVSEVFPVSALRRTGLDPLVSRLQELMPEGPFMYPPEDRSDQPREVLLAELIRGAALIRTRQEIPHSLEAKVTEIERREDGLWWVAARIWVESESQKRILIGRGGSKVREIGAASRRELERELGDRVHLDLRIEVRHRWRQDDGLLDRLGIE; encoded by the coding sequence ATGAGTGAGACAGAGAAACCCTCCAGGGCGGGCTTCGTCGGACTCGCCGGCCGTCCCAACGCCGGCAAGTCGACCCTGGTCAACGCGATCGTCGGCAGCCGGGTGGCGATCACCTCGGTCAGGCCACAGACCACCCGACGGGCGATCCGTGGAGTTGCGACCGACCTCGAGGCCGGTGTTCAGATGGTCCTGATTGACCTGCCCGGGGTGCAGCGGCCCCGGGACCAGCTCACCAGCCGGATGCAGAGCCGGGTCGAACATGAACTGGCCGGAGCCGATGTGGTCCTGCTCGTGATCAACGGGGAGGAGGGGGTCGGTCCCGGAGACCGCTTCATCGCCGGGGCACTCCTGGCAGGAGAGTCCGCGCCAACCGTGATCTGCGCGGTAAACAAGGAGGACCGGGCGGGAAGGGAGGTCGTCCCGGTGCTGGCCGAAGCGGCCGGACTGCCGGGAGTGAGCGAGGTGTTTCCGGTCAGCGCTCTGCGTCGCACCGGCCTCGACCCGCTGGTTTCCCGGCTGCAGGAGCTGATGCCGGAGGGGCCTTTCATGTATCCCCCGGAAGATCGTTCCGACCAACCCCGTGAGGTCCTCCTGGCGGAACTGATTCGGGGGGCGGCCCTGATTCGTACCAGGCAGGAGATTCCCCACTCGCTGGAAGCGAAAGTAACCGAGATCGAACGACGCGAAGATGGACTGTGGTGGGTTGCGGCCCGGATCTGGGTTGAGTCGGAGTCCCAGAAGCGGATCCTGATCGGCCGTGGCGGCAGCAAGGTCCGGGAGATCGGAGCGGCCTCCCGCCGTGAACTCGAGCGTGAACTCGGCGACCGGGTTCACCTGGACCTGCGAATCGAGGTGCGCCACCGGTGGCGACAGGACGACGGACTGCTTGATCGCCTCGGAATCGAGTAG
- a CDS encoding PhoH family protein — protein sequence MARRTLTLDNAVAADLAGTGDSVLRALRERTGSRVHLRGNRLTLEGEESELDGAARLVEEMVDLIEAGHEVEPSTVESVTNAIQSSRRPAEMLDDVIWRHRNTRVVPKTVTQKRYVDSIRRSTITFGIGPAGTGKTFLAVAMAASALVDGDVQRIILTRPAVEAGESLGFLPGDLQAKVDPYLRPLFDALYDMLDPDRVNGYFDRGVIEVAPLAFMRGRTLNDAFVILDEAQNTTPEQMKMFLTRLGFNSKMVVTGDVTQIDLPREQRSGLVVVRDILDGIEDVEFVRFADSDVVRHRLVQKIVAAYGSYSEKRPGKGVSQATAGSGDEPE from the coding sequence TTGGCGCGTAGGACCCTGACTCTCGACAATGCGGTCGCCGCGGATCTGGCCGGAACCGGCGACTCGGTCCTCAGGGCCCTGCGCGAGCGCACCGGGTCGCGCGTCCACCTGAGAGGAAACCGGCTGACCCTGGAGGGTGAGGAATCGGAACTGGACGGTGCAGCCAGACTGGTCGAGGAGATGGTCGATCTGATCGAGGCCGGCCACGAGGTCGAGCCGTCCACGGTCGAATCGGTGACCAATGCGATCCAGTCCTCACGGCGTCCCGCCGAGATGCTGGATGACGTCATCTGGCGGCATCGCAACACGCGGGTCGTTCCGAAGACCGTGACCCAGAAGCGGTACGTCGACTCGATCCGCCGCAGCACGATCACCTTCGGAATCGGCCCGGCCGGAACCGGCAAGACCTTTCTCGCTGTCGCCATGGCCGCCTCCGCGCTGGTCGACGGTGACGTTCAGCGGATCATCCTCACCAGACCCGCGGTCGAGGCCGGAGAGAGCCTCGGCTTCCTGCCGGGAGACCTGCAGGCCAAGGTCGATCCGTACCTGCGTCCGCTGTTCGATGCGCTCTACGACATGCTCGACCCGGACCGGGTGAACGGCTACTTCGACCGTGGCGTGATCGAGGTGGCACCACTCGCCTTCATGCGAGGGCGGACCCTGAATGACGCCTTCGTGATCCTCGACGAGGCCCAGAACACGACCCCCGAACAGATGAAGATGTTCCTCACCCGGCTCGGTTTCAACTCGAAGATGGTGGTGACCGGGGACGTGACCCAGATCGACCTGCCCCGGGAGCAGCGGTCCGGCCTGGTGGTGGTGCGGGACATTCTCGACGGGATCGAGGACGTCGAGTTCGTGCGCTTCGCCGACTCGGATGTGGTGCGGCACCGGCTGGTCCAGAAGATTGTGGCCGCCTACGGCAGCTACTCGGAAAAGCGTCCCGGCAAGGGTGTCAGTCAGGCCACGGCCGGATCGGGCGACGAACCGGAATGA
- the serC gene encoding phosphoserine transaminase, translating to MTDFAKIPDDLKPADGRFGCGPSKVRPEALRSLADRSDLIGTSHRQKPVKDLVGRVRSGLGELFGLPDGYEIALGNGGATAFWDAAAAWLVRDRALHLVYGEFSRKFSQVTAGAPFLSDPVLIEADPGSAPTPESRAGVDVIGWAHNETSTGVMVPVERPAGSDDALVLIDATSGAGGLPVDLKQTDVYYFAPQKAFGSDGGLWLAALGPKAISRIEELDGSSDRWQPAFLSLKTALDNSRKNQTYNTPALATLYLLAEQLEWMLAGGGLDFCVGRTEASSSHLYGWAEASDFATPFVADPARRSLVVGTIDFEDSIDAAAVAATLRANGIVDVEPYRKLGRNQLRVAMFPAIDPSDIEALTACIDWVIGNAGVTA from the coding sequence ATGACCGATTTCGCCAAGATCCCGGATGACCTGAAGCCCGCCGACGGCCGCTTCGGCTGTGGCCCCTCGAAGGTGCGTCCCGAAGCGCTGCGATCCCTGGCGGACCGATCCGACCTGATCGGCACTTCGCATCGGCAGAAGCCGGTGAAGGACCTCGTCGGCCGCGTCCGCAGCGGCCTCGGAGAGCTTTTTGGGCTTCCCGACGGCTACGAGATCGCTCTGGGTAACGGCGGTGCCACCGCGTTCTGGGATGCGGCGGCCGCCTGGCTGGTCCGGGACCGGGCGCTCCACCTGGTCTACGGCGAGTTCTCCCGCAAGTTTTCCCAGGTCACCGCCGGTGCTCCCTTCCTGTCCGACCCGGTGCTGATCGAGGCGGACCCGGGCAGCGCCCCGACCCCGGAGTCCCGGGCCGGTGTCGACGTGATCGGCTGGGCGCACAACGAGACCTCGACCGGAGTCATGGTCCCGGTCGAGCGTCCGGCGGGCTCCGACGACGCCCTGGTCCTGATCGACGCCACCTCCGGGGCCGGCGGCCTCCCGGTGGACCTGAAGCAGACCGACGTCTACTACTTCGCACCACAGAAGGCGTTCGGGTCCGACGGTGGCCTCTGGCTGGCGGCGCTCGGCCCGAAGGCGATTTCCCGGATCGAGGAGCTCGATGGATCGTCGGACCGATGGCAGCCGGCGTTCCTGTCCCTGAAGACAGCCCTCGACAACTCCCGCAAGAACCAGACCTACAACACCCCGGCGTTGGCCACCCTGTACCTGCTCGCGGAGCAGCTCGAGTGGATGCTCGCCGGTGGGGGGCTCGATTTCTGCGTCGGACGAACCGAGGCTTCGTCTTCGCACCTGTACGGCTGGGCCGAAGCCAGCGATTTCGCAACCCCTTTCGTCGCCGATCCGGCCCGGCGTTCGCTGGTGGTCGGCACGATCGACTTCGAAGATTCGATCGATGCGGCCGCTGTGGCGGCAACCCTTCGGGCCAACGGCATAGTTGACGTCGAGCCGTACCGCAAACTCGGTCGCAACCAGCTGAGAGTCGCGATGTTTCCGGCGATCGACCCGTCCGACATCGAGGCGCTCACCGCCTGCATCGACTGGGTGATCGGGAACGCCGGAGTCACCGCATGA
- a CDS encoding helix-turn-helix domain-containing protein: MGLTVTSPTVSRADAAPSIRTEFGPGGGNGHSAAVGPRVRQLREDAGLSLRDLAERSGVSATTLSQVERGNSSPTLNVAERIASGLGLTLSKLLRLDESPHVVVSRAENHRRQVHGGHRIEELTPPQPGLSAEISAHELDPGAATGAEGEPPMHAPGSRETAVVLEGALILAVDGERLSLSAGDSVTFDADLPHYFANESDSETRFIALIAAGLRRG, encoded by the coding sequence ATGGGTTTGACCGTGACATCCCCGACCGTGAGCAGGGCGGATGCCGCCCCCTCGATCCGGACCGAGTTCGGTCCCGGCGGCGGGAACGGACACTCCGCCGCGGTTGGTCCCCGGGTCCGGCAGCTGCGCGAAGATGCCGGGCTCTCCCTGCGCGACCTGGCCGAGCGGAGTGGCGTCAGCGCGACCACTCTCTCGCAGGTTGAGCGGGGCAACAGCAGCCCGACCCTGAACGTGGCCGAACGGATCGCCTCCGGGCTCGGGCTGACCCTCTCGAAGCTGCTGCGGCTGGACGAATCTCCCCACGTGGTAGTCAGCCGGGCCGAAAACCACCGGCGACAGGTGCATGGCGGACACCGGATCGAGGAACTCACTCCGCCTCAGCCCGGACTGAGCGCCGAGATCTCGGCACACGAACTGGATCCGGGTGCTGCCACCGGTGCGGAAGGTGAGCCCCCGATGCATGCCCCCGGCAGTCGTGAGACCGCGGTCGTGCTTGAGGGCGCCCTGATCCTTGCGGTCGACGGGGAGCGTCTCTCGCTCTCGGCCGGAGACAGCGTCACGTTCGATGCCGACCTGCCCCACTATTTTGCAAACGAAAGCGATTCCGAAACCCGGTTCATCGCCCTGATCGCCGCGGGCCTTCGCCGCGGCTGA
- the ybeY gene encoding rRNA maturation RNase YbeY, whose product MTVELEDVPEPFRRAVSAALDAAGISEGHLAVTAVPAAEIHRLNLEYRGIDRPTDVLSFPVDEDEPAPGPLELGDVVFCPDECVDQVEAVIHGVLHLCGHDHETDDGEMLELQDRVVESLGMSPRMTVEDE is encoded by the coding sequence ATGACGGTCGAGCTTGAGGATGTACCGGAACCGTTCCGGCGGGCGGTTTCGGCGGCGCTTGATGCGGCCGGAATCAGCGAAGGTCATCTTGCGGTCACGGCGGTTCCGGCCGCCGAGATCCACCGCTTGAACCTCGAGTACCGCGGAATCGACCGACCGACCGACGTGCTGTCCTTCCCGGTCGACGAGGACGAACCGGCACCCGGCCCCCTTGAGCTCGGCGACGTGGTGTTCTGCCCGGACGAGTGCGTCGACCAAGTCGAGGCGGTCATCCACGGTGTCCTTCACCTCTGCGGCCACGACCATGAAACCGACGACGGCGAGATGCTCGAGCTTCAGGACCGGGTTGTCGAAAGCCTCGGGATGTCTCCTCGGATGACGGTTGAAGATGAGTGA
- the leuC gene encoding 3-isopropylmalate dehydratase large subunit, translated as MPKTMFEKIWEAHEVREDLLYIDLHLVHEVTSPQAFEGLRMNGRALRRPDKTVATADHNVPTDGTATARLIADTLSRKQVETLEANCEEYGVPVYSLGSDSQGIVHVIGPELGLTQPGMTIVCGDSHTSTHGAFGALAFGIGTSEVEHVMATQTLVQRKPKTMRINYTGTLQPGVTSKDLILATIGRLGTSGMTGHVVEYAGEAIEALTMEQRMTVCNMTIEGGGKAGMIAPDETTYEYMRGRDGMPEDYEAAVARWKQLPTEEGAEFDTEVTIDATAISPMVSWGTTPGMVAQVSEVVPDPAKMDTPADREAAERALQYMGLEAGTRMEDIRPERVFIGSCTNARISDLREAAAAIKGRKVADSIRAMVVPGSAKVKAQAEAEGLDKLFSEAGFEWRGAGCSMCLGMNPDILIEGERCASTSNRNFEGRQGKGGRTHLVSPTMATAAAIEGHFVDIRTWA; from the coding sequence ATGCCGAAGACGATGTTCGAGAAGATCTGGGAAGCCCATGAGGTAAGGGAGGACCTGCTCTACATCGATCTCCACCTGGTGCATGAGGTGACCTCACCCCAGGCCTTCGAAGGTCTTCGCATGAACGGCCGTGCGCTGCGTCGGCCGGACAAGACGGTGGCCACCGCCGATCACAACGTGCCGACCGACGGCACCGCCACCGCGAGACTGATCGCCGACACGCTCTCCCGCAAGCAGGTCGAGACCCTGGAGGCGAACTGTGAGGAGTACGGGGTCCCGGTCTACAGCCTCGGGTCCGACTCCCAGGGCATCGTTCACGTGATCGGACCGGAGTTGGGCCTGACCCAGCCCGGAATGACCATCGTCTGCGGCGACTCCCACACCTCGACCCACGGTGCCTTCGGGGCGCTCGCCTTCGGGATCGGCACCTCCGAGGTCGAACACGTGATGGCGACCCAGACCCTGGTGCAGCGCAAGCCGAAGACGATGCGGATCAACTACACCGGCACCCTGCAGCCCGGCGTTACCTCCAAGGACCTGATCCTGGCCACGATCGGTCGGCTCGGCACCTCCGGCATGACCGGCCACGTCGTCGAGTACGCCGGCGAGGCGATCGAGGCCCTGACCATGGAACAGCGGATGACGGTCTGCAACATGACGATCGAGGGTGGCGGCAAGGCCGGGATGATCGCCCCGGACGAGACCACGTACGAGTACATGCGCGGCAGGGACGGAATGCCGGAGGACTACGAGGCCGCGGTCGCGCGATGGAAGCAGTTGCCGACCGAGGAGGGCGCCGAGTTCGACACCGAGGTGACCATCGACGCCACGGCGATCTCGCCGATGGTCAGCTGGGGCACGACCCCGGGGATGGTCGCCCAGGTTTCCGAGGTGGTACCCGACCCGGCGAAGATGGACACCCCGGCCGACCGGGAAGCGGCCGAACGGGCCCTCCAGTACATGGGTCTCGAGGCCGGGACCAGGATGGAGGACATCCGTCCCGAACGGGTCTTCATCGGCTCCTGCACAAACGCCCGGATCTCGGATCTGCGTGAAGCGGCGGCCGCGATCAAGGGTCGCAAGGTGGCCGACTCGATCCGGGCGATGGTCGTGCCCGGCTCGGCCAAGGTCAAGGCCCAGGCGGAAGCTGAGGGTCTCGACAAGCTGTTCAGCGAGGCCGGCTTCGAGTGGCGCGGCGCCGGCTGCTCGATGTGCCTCGGCATGAACCCGGACATCCTGATCGAGGGTGAACGCTGCGCCTCGACCTCGAACCGGAACTTCGAGGGTCGGCAGGGCAAGGGCGGACGCACCCACCTGGTCAGCCCGACCATGGCGACCGCCGCCGCGATCGAGGGCCACTTCGTCGACATCCGCACCTGGGCCTGA
- a CDS encoding 2-isopropylmalate synthase: MSTQDQDDANRVHIFDTTLRDGEQSPGISLNASEKIEIAQQLARLGVDVIEAGFPIASPGDFEAVERIAREVHGPVICGLARAQAPDIEAAWNAIRDSERPRIHTFISTSDIHIEHQMRNTREDVKKGARAAVAQAKSYCEDVEFSPMDATRSDVEFTAEVCAIAVEEGATVVNIPDTVGYTTPAEYAKFVEDLYSFAPSLKDVRLSVHCHDDLGLAVANSYAGVLAGARQVECAINGIGERAGNCSLEEIAMLIKVRQDAHGLHTGINTAELARASRMVSRLTGYVVQPNKAVVGRNAFAHESGIHQDGVLKERSTFEIMDATEVGYDSNQLVLGKHSGRHALRDALEQLGYVVDGEALNQAFRRFKQVADKKKQVTALDLEALVADEMQERPQSHELISFEVEAGTDRSPMAKVEITMPDGSRRGAESTGDGPVEAIFGAIQLAADEGEPELREYRVAAITGGEDALGQVTVVLRRNEVTASGQGVSTDILEASARAYIRAFSGLADEQVRRKPEQATTGP; this comes from the coding sequence ATGTCCACACAGGACCAAGACGACGCCAATCGCGTCCACATCTTTGACACCACCCTGAGGGACGGCGAGCAGTCACCCGGAATTTCGCTGAACGCCTCGGAGAAGATCGAGATCGCCCAGCAGCTCGCCCGACTCGGGGTGGACGTGATCGAGGCCGGCTTTCCGATCGCCTCGCCGGGGGACTTCGAGGCGGTCGAGCGGATCGCCCGGGAGGTCCACGGGCCGGTGATCTGCGGGCTCGCCCGGGCCCAGGCGCCGGACATCGAAGCGGCCTGGAATGCGATCAGGGACTCCGAGCGACCCCGGATTCACACCTTCATCTCGACCTCCGACATCCACATCGAACACCAGATGCGAAACACCCGGGAAGACGTGAAGAAGGGTGCGCGCGCGGCGGTGGCGCAGGCGAAGTCCTACTGCGAGGACGTCGAGTTTTCCCCGATGGACGCGACCCGGAGTGACGTCGAGTTCACCGCCGAGGTCTGTGCGATCGCGGTCGAGGAGGGCGCGACCGTGGTCAACATCCCCGACACAGTCGGCTACACGACCCCGGCCGAGTACGCGAAGTTCGTCGAGGATCTCTACAGCTTCGCGCCGTCGCTGAAGGACGTGCGGCTCTCGGTTCACTGCCACGACGATCTGGGGCTGGCGGTGGCCAACTCCTACGCCGGGGTGCTGGCCGGCGCTCGTCAGGTCGAGTGTGCGATCAACGGAATCGGTGAACGGGCCGGCAACTGCTCGCTGGAGGAGATCGCGATGCTGATCAAGGTCCGGCAGGACGCCCACGGACTCCACACCGGCATCAACACGGCGGAGCTGGCCCGTGCCAGCCGCATGGTCTCCCGACTCACCGGGTACGTGGTTCAGCCGAACAAGGCGGTGGTGGGGCGCAACGCCTTCGCCCACGAGTCCGGGATTCACCAGGACGGGGTGCTGAAGGAACGCTCCACCTTCGAGATCATGGACGCCACCGAGGTCGGCTACGACTCGAACCAGCTGGTTCTGGGCAAGCACTCGGGCCGCCATGCCTTGCGGGACGCGCTCGAGCAGCTCGGGTATGTGGTCGACGGGGAGGCGCTCAACCAGGCATTCCGGAGGTTCAAGCAGGTCGCAGACAAGAAGAAGCAGGTGACTGCGCTCGATCTGGAGGCGCTGGTCGCCGACGAAATGCAGGAGCGGCCCCAGTCTCACGAACTGATCAGTTTCGAGGTCGAGGCCGGCACCGACCGTTCGCCGATGGCCAAGGTCGAGATCACGATGCCGGACGGCTCCCGACGGGGGGCCGAGTCCACCGGCGACGGGCCGGTCGAGGCGATCTTCGGGGCGATTCAGCTTGCCGCTGACGAAGGGGAGCCGGAACTGCGGGAGTATCGCGTGGCCGCGATCACCGGGGGCGAGGATGCCCTCGGCCAGGTGACGGTGGTCCTCAGGCGAAACGAGGTGACTGCCTCCGGGCAGGGGGTGTCAACCGACATCCTCGAAGCCTCCGCCCGTGCCTACATTCGTGCCTTCTCCGGCCTTGCCGACGAGCAGGTGCGACGCAAGCCGGAACAGGCGACAACCGGTCCCTGA
- a CDS encoding GatB/YqeY domain-containing protein, with amino-acid sequence MSQLERIRTDAQAALKSGDRRLAQALRLIQDAVQQDEKLGKGDEIAVLQRERKKRLESARAFADGGRYEQAEAEKLEADLISQYLPAQLTDEELDRMVAEAVEATGATDQKQMGQVMGYLKEKVAGRADGKRVSTAVRKQLGA; translated from the coding sequence ATGTCCCAACTGGAGCGGATCCGTACCGATGCCCAGGCCGCGCTCAAGAGCGGCGACCGGCGCCTGGCCCAGGCCCTGCGTCTGATTCAGGATGCCGTCCAGCAGGACGAGAAGCTCGGCAAGGGCGATGAGATCGCGGTCCTCCAGCGGGAGCGCAAGAAACGTCTCGAGTCGGCCCGGGCTTTTGCCGACGGCGGCCGCTACGAGCAGGCCGAGGCCGAAAAGCTCGAGGCTGACCTGATCAGCCAGTATCTTCCCGCCCAGTTGACCGACGAGGAACTGGACCGGATGGTGGCCGAGGCGGTCGAGGCAACCGGGGCCACCGATCAGAAGCAGATGGGTCAGGTCATGGGCTACCTCAAGGAAAAGGTCGCGGGCCGGGCCGACGGGAAGCGGGTCAGCACCGCAGTCCGGAAGCAACTTGGCGCGTAG